A window of the Burkholderia sp. 9120 genome harbors these coding sequences:
- a CDS encoding ROK family protein, translated as MHVNDLDETRRAGAGPHGFLLAIDFGGTKIAMSTATETGQRLHEAEIPTLAQQGAQTVMRRMFDAARALIATTAADVGGELLAAAAVTPGIVEPDGIRLAPNNPGWDRLALHDELRRGFAIQCVGVETDVKAAALAEARCGALAGVECGLYVNLGTGLAAAAVVGGKVLRGAHGAAGEIGYQLRGVPGETLFADGGAPLEDFVSGRAIGERVSALLGRNVSTREAFAMRESVPQVKALLDDTLYRLGVHIVNLSLMLDPSRIVIGGGMARIPGIADDIRSLLKRAVPYPPEVMIAAFGHGAALQGAIVAAGDAWRARRVPPGLAPLRAVEPAL; from the coding sequence ATGCACGTTAACGACCTGGATGAAACCCGGCGCGCTGGCGCCGGGCCGCATGGATTTCTGCTGGCGATCGATTTCGGCGGCACCAAGATCGCCATGTCGACCGCCACGGAAACCGGACAACGCCTTCACGAAGCGGAAATTCCGACCCTGGCGCAACAAGGTGCGCAGACCGTCATGCGCCGCATGTTCGACGCGGCGCGAGCGTTGATCGCGACGACCGCGGCCGACGTCGGCGGTGAATTGCTTGCGGCCGCTGCCGTTACGCCGGGCATCGTGGAACCGGACGGCATTCGCCTCGCGCCGAACAACCCGGGCTGGGACCGGCTCGCCTTGCACGACGAACTACGCAGGGGTTTCGCGATTCAATGCGTCGGCGTTGAAACCGACGTCAAAGCCGCCGCGCTCGCGGAAGCCCGTTGCGGCGCGCTGGCCGGCGTCGAGTGTGGTCTCTACGTGAACCTCGGAACGGGTCTCGCGGCGGCTGCGGTTGTCGGTGGGAAGGTGCTGCGCGGCGCGCATGGCGCGGCCGGCGAGATCGGCTATCAGTTGCGCGGCGTGCCGGGCGAAACCCTATTCGCCGATGGCGGCGCGCCGCTGGAAGACTTCGTGTCGGGCCGTGCGATCGGCGAGCGTGTGAGCGCGCTGCTCGGACGCAACGTGAGCACGCGCGAAGCGTTTGCAATGCGTGAGTCCGTGCCGCAAGTGAAGGCGCTGCTCGACGACACGCTCTACCGCCTCGGCGTGCATATCGTCAATCTGAGCTTGATGCTGGACCCGTCGCGGATCGTGATCGGCGGCGGCATGGCGCGGATTCCGGGTATTGCGGACGACATCCGCTCGTTGCTGAAACGCGCCGTGCCCTATCCACCGGAGGTGATGATTGCCGCTTTCGGTCACGGCGCGGCGCTGCAAGGCGCGATCGTGGCAGCCGGCGATGCCTGGCGCGCGCGACGTGTGCCGCCGGGTCTTGCGCCGTTGCGTGCGGTGGAGCCGGCGTTGTAG
- a CDS encoding PRC-barrel domain-containing protein — MKANTLICAAALVAICASQGAVAQVAGLQPLGGTVEQTNALLKGWSVRRALVDEPVYNDLNDKIGSIYDVIIAPDRKATYAVVSVGGFLGMGKHYVAIAVDHFEIRDGNLFLPGATKDALKSVPEFEYNKLEKATKPHKVSAN, encoded by the coding sequence ATGAAAGCGAACACACTGATCTGCGCTGCCGCGCTTGTCGCGATCTGCGCGTCGCAAGGCGCGGTCGCCCAGGTGGCCGGCCTGCAACCGCTCGGTGGCACGGTGGAGCAGACCAACGCGTTGCTGAAGGGCTGGAGCGTGCGCCGCGCGCTGGTCGACGAACCGGTCTACAACGATCTCAACGACAAGATCGGCAGCATCTACGACGTGATCATTGCGCCGGATCGCAAGGCAACCTACGCGGTCGTCTCGGTGGGTGGATTCCTCGGCATGGGCAAGCACTACGTGGCGATTGCGGTCGACCACTTCGAGATACGCGACGGCAATCTGTTCCTGCCCGGCGCAACCAAGGACGCACTAAAGTCCGTGCCCGAGTTCGAGTACAACAAGCTCGAAAAGGCGACCAAGCCGCACAAGGTCAGCGCGAATTAA
- a CDS encoding LysR family transcriptional regulator: MELRHLRYFVAVAETGSLTVAAERRLHTSQPSLSRQIRDLEDEVGAALFSRSARGVELTAAGKAFLDHARLALTQVDAAIEAARRASRPAKQVFALGFLTGQEMTWLPRAMQVLRDELPNVDVTVSSHYSPDLADALARGKLDLAFLRAEPGFDLDYKVVYREKLIVLMPSDHRLTGRAAIRAEDLVGETFIMASNKAKVLHDVIEQYLRESGVTLTPEHGVDNLAMAMSLVASTRGLALMPEYANNLLPWSVVSRPLEGDAPGVDLVIGYSRANTSPVLKLFLSRAEELVMSAIPASR; this comes from the coding sequence ATGGAGCTTCGACACCTGCGGTATTTCGTGGCCGTCGCCGAGACGGGCAGCCTGACGGTCGCGGCGGAGCGGCGCTTGCATACGTCGCAGCCGTCGCTGAGCCGGCAGATTCGCGACCTCGAGGACGAGGTCGGCGCGGCATTGTTCAGCCGCAGCGCGCGCGGGGTTGAACTGACCGCGGCGGGCAAGGCCTTTCTCGACCATGCGCGGCTCGCGCTGACCCAGGTCGACGCGGCCATCGAGGCCGCGCGCCGTGCGTCGCGGCCCGCCAAACAGGTTTTTGCGCTGGGGTTTCTGACCGGCCAGGAAATGACCTGGCTGCCGCGCGCCATGCAGGTGCTGCGCGACGAACTGCCGAACGTCGACGTCACCGTATCGAGCCATTACTCGCCGGACCTTGCCGATGCGCTCGCGCGCGGCAAGCTCGACCTTGCGTTTCTGCGCGCCGAGCCGGGCTTCGATCTCGATTACAAAGTGGTGTACCGCGAAAAGCTTATCGTGCTGATGCCAAGCGATCACCGGTTGACCGGGCGCGCGGCGATCCGCGCGGAGGATCTGGTCGGCGAGACGTTCATCATGGCGTCGAACAAGGCGAAGGTGCTGCACGACGTGATCGAACAGTATCTGCGGGAGAGCGGCGTGACGCTCACGCCCGAGCATGGCGTCGACAATCTGGCGATGGCCATGTCGCTGGTGGCGTCCACGCGCGGGCTCGCGTTGATGCCGGAGTATGCGAACAACCTGCTGCCGTGGTCGGTTGTGAGCCGGCCGCTCGAAGGCGATGCGCCGGGTGTGGATCTGGTGATCGGTTATAGCCGCGCAAATACGTCGCCGGTGCTGAAGCTGTTTTTGTCGCGAGCGGAAGAACTGGTGATGTCGGCGATACCGGCGTCGCGCTGA
- a CDS encoding CocE/NonD family hydrolase — MRVAMRNAALGLLIGFTSGVSVGVQADSGCDTGCKARGQLLEHHVSLRLSAAAFGKMLASNASGQQLAQIAGKPACGVEIVTFRYSTIGGAGEPTQASGALMLPTGHASACSGPRPLMIYAHGTTPYRQYNLADITQTDPANTDGAGEGLAVAAMYAAQGYIVVASNYAGYAGSDLPYHPYLNADQQSADVIDSLRAARLVLNDSKRGQKTRENGKLFVTGYSQGGFVALATHRALQAAGVKVTASAPGSGPYALAATADALIEGEVNVGSTLFTTLIVTGYQRAYGNIYRKPSDFYEAAYAPGIETLLPSLQPLDALFAAKKLPPTQLFSSVPPAPQFAAMTPPAAPPLVPVALKPVSAAGFGDANLVRNAYRLSLLEDAAAHPDGAFPQPTAAWTPAANPAQPLRQAFKRNDLRNWVPHAPVQLCGGEADPTVFFFNARTEQAYWLNAKVPAGLTSVLDVDSPVTGPNDPYAPIRQGFASAKASLAKQAVAGGATDGGASAVLQAYHGELVASFCMVAARAFFANF, encoded by the coding sequence ATGCGTGTAGCGATGCGAAACGCCGCCCTCGGGCTGCTGATCGGTTTCACGTCGGGCGTCAGTGTCGGTGTGCAGGCCGACTCCGGTTGTGACACGGGGTGCAAGGCTCGCGGCCAACTGCTCGAGCATCACGTGTCGCTCCGGCTCAGTGCCGCGGCGTTTGGAAAAATGCTGGCGTCGAATGCCTCCGGTCAGCAGCTCGCGCAGATTGCCGGCAAGCCCGCTTGCGGCGTCGAGATCGTGACGTTCCGCTACAGCACGATCGGCGGCGCGGGCGAGCCGACTCAGGCGAGCGGCGCGCTGATGCTCCCCACCGGACACGCGTCCGCGTGCAGCGGGCCACGTCCGCTGATGATCTACGCGCACGGCACCACGCCGTACCGTCAATACAACCTTGCCGACATCACGCAAACGGACCCCGCCAACACGGACGGCGCCGGCGAAGGCCTCGCCGTGGCCGCGATGTACGCGGCGCAGGGCTACATCGTGGTGGCGAGCAATTACGCGGGCTATGCCGGCTCCGATCTGCCGTATCACCCGTATCTGAACGCCGACCAGCAATCCGCCGATGTGATCGACTCGCTGCGGGCCGCGCGCCTCGTGCTGAACGACTCGAAGCGGGGACAAAAAACGCGCGAGAACGGCAAGCTGTTCGTGACCGGTTATTCGCAGGGCGGCTTCGTGGCGCTGGCGACGCATCGCGCGTTGCAGGCGGCCGGCGTGAAGGTGACCGCATCGGCGCCGGGATCGGGTCCGTATGCGTTGGCCGCGACCGCGGACGCGTTGATCGAAGGTGAAGTCAACGTGGGTTCGACGCTCTTCACGACCTTGATCGTGACGGGTTATCAGCGGGCCTATGGGAACATCTATCGCAAGCCCAGCGATTTTTATGAAGCGGCGTACGCGCCCGGTATCGAGACCTTGCTACCGAGTCTGCAACCGCTCGACGCACTTTTCGCCGCGAAGAAATTGCCGCCGACGCAGCTCTTCAGCAGCGTGCCGCCCGCGCCGCAATTCGCTGCGATGACGCCGCCCGCTGCGCCGCCACTCGTGCCGGTCGCGTTAAAGCCGGTGTCCGCGGCGGGATTCGGCGACGCCAATCTCGTGCGCAACGCTTATCGTCTGAGTCTCCTCGAAGACGCCGCCGCTCATCCCGATGGCGCGTTCCCGCAGCCCACCGCAGCATGGACCCCGGCTGCGAATCCGGCGCAGCCGCTGCGCCAGGCGTTCAAGCGCAACGATCTACGCAACTGGGTGCCGCACGCGCCGGTGCAACTGTGCGGCGGCGAGGCGGACCCGACGGTGTTCTTCTTCAACGCGCGCACCGAGCAGGCGTACTGGTTGAACGCAAAGGTGCCGGCGGGACTGACTTCGGTGCTGGACGTGGACTCGCCTGTGACTGGACCGAACGATCCGTATGCGCCGATCAGGCAGGGTTTCGCGAGTGCCAAGGCGTCGCTCGCGAAGCAGGCGGTGGCGGGCGGTGCAACCGATGGCGGCGCTTCCGCCGTGTTGCAGGCGTATCACGGCGAACTGGTCGCGTCGTTCTGCATGGTGGCCGCGCGAGCGTTCTTCGCGAACTTCTGA
- a CDS encoding alpha/beta hydrolase yields MTAQTHQSAPTQFVEANGIRFAYRRFGKTGGVPLVFNIHFTGTMDHWDPAVTDGLAQGREVILFNNAGISSSSGEVPESIEAMAANAAAFIKALGLTQVDVLGFSMGGLIAQTLAIAEPTLVRRLILVGTGPRSGEGMESLTPEAQDIFGASYAEPDHLWLRVHFSPSDASQAAGRRFLQRFRLRSEGRDPEANEKVAPAQLAALAKWGAPRPTPFDYLNELKQPTLVVNGDNDVIIYSINSWILQQNLPNAQLILYPDANHGSLYQYPQRFVAHVAQFLAATGAAD; encoded by the coding sequence ATGACCGCACAGACCCACCAGAGCGCCCCGACCCAGTTCGTCGAAGCAAACGGTATCCGCTTCGCGTATCGCCGCTTCGGCAAGACCGGCGGCGTGCCGCTCGTGTTCAACATCCACTTCACCGGCACGATGGACCACTGGGACCCGGCCGTGACCGACGGCCTCGCGCAAGGCCGCGAAGTGATCCTGTTCAACAACGCCGGTATCTCCAGCAGCTCGGGCGAGGTGCCGGAATCGATCGAGGCGATGGCCGCCAACGCCGCCGCGTTCATCAAGGCGCTCGGCCTGACGCAGGTCGACGTGCTCGGTTTTTCGATGGGCGGTCTGATCGCGCAAACCCTGGCGATCGCCGAGCCGACGCTGGTGCGCCGGCTGATTCTGGTCGGCACGGGCCCGCGCAGCGGTGAAGGGATGGAATCGCTCACGCCGGAAGCGCAGGACATTTTCGGCGCGAGCTACGCCGAGCCGGACCATCTGTGGCTGCGCGTGCATTTCTCGCCTTCGGACGCGAGCCAGGCGGCGGGTCGCCGGTTCCTGCAGCGTTTCCGTCTGCGCAGCGAAGGACGCGACCCGGAAGCCAACGAGAAGGTCGCACCGGCGCAACTCGCCGCGCTCGCCAAATGGGGCGCGCCGCGTCCGACGCCGTTCGACTACCTGAACGAGCTGAAGCAGCCCACGCTGGTGGTCAACGGCGACAACGACGTGATCATCTATTCGATCAATTCGTGGATTCTTCAGCAGAACCTGCCGAACGCTCAACTGATCCTCTATCCCGACGCGAACCACGGCTCGCTGTACCAGTACCCGCAGCGCTTCGTCGCGCACGTGGCGCAGTTCCTGGCGGCAACCGGCGCAGCCGACTAA
- a CDS encoding substrate-binding domain-containing protein: MPQQNSPLSMRRRVLFAGTLAAAGLLTSPAVQALQGGKLKVGLVLKSLADPFTAAMQNAAQNYQQHYASQFGLTVRGTASEGDTAVQIRMVEDMIRAKMDAIVIAPTDSKALTPVIARGIKAGIIVITIDNPLDDVSQDAAGISVPFVGPNNRKGALQVAKVLAGRLKAGDEVGIIEGISADRNAQQRTEGGREAMSAAGIKVVAVQSGHWDYGKGRDAAAAMLGEHPQLRGLLCGNDNMAMGAVDAVRDAGRTGGVSITGYNDIEAIKPLIADGRVLATIDQFADRQAVFGLDVALKAVTEQRREGDLSRVIETPLQLVTAPTR; the protein is encoded by the coding sequence ATGCCCCAGCAGAACTCGCCTTTGAGCATGCGCCGCCGCGTGCTGTTTGCCGGCACGCTCGCTGCGGCCGGTCTGCTGACCTCGCCCGCTGTTCAGGCGCTGCAAGGCGGCAAGCTGAAGGTCGGCCTCGTGCTGAAGTCGCTTGCCGATCCGTTCACGGCCGCCATGCAGAACGCCGCGCAAAACTACCAGCAGCATTACGCGTCGCAATTTGGTTTGACGGTGCGCGGTACGGCGTCGGAGGGTGACACGGCGGTGCAGATCCGCATGGTCGAAGACATGATCCGCGCGAAGATGGACGCGATCGTGATCGCGCCGACCGACTCGAAGGCGCTGACGCCGGTGATCGCGCGCGGGATCAAGGCCGGCATCATCGTGATTACGATCGACAATCCGCTCGACGACGTGTCTCAGGACGCAGCCGGTATCTCCGTGCCGTTCGTCGGGCCGAACAATCGCAAGGGCGCGCTGCAGGTGGCGAAGGTGCTGGCCGGGCGGCTCAAGGCGGGCGACGAAGTGGGGATCATCGAAGGTATTTCGGCCGATCGCAATGCCCAGCAGCGCACGGAAGGAGGCCGGGAGGCGATGAGCGCGGCGGGCATCAAGGTGGTCGCGGTGCAATCGGGCCACTGGGATTACGGCAAAGGCCGTGACGCCGCCGCGGCGATGCTCGGCGAGCATCCGCAACTGCGCGGACTGCTGTGCGGCAACGACAACATGGCAATGGGCGCGGTCGATGCGGTGCGCGACGCCGGTAGAACCGGCGGCGTGTCGATCACCGGTTATAACGATATCGAAGCGATCAAGCCGTTGATTGCCGACGGCCGCGTACTCGCCACCATCGATCAGTTCGCGGACCGCCAGGCCGTGTTCGGGCTCGATGTGGCATTGAAAGCCGTGACCGAGCAGAGAAGGGAAGGCGACCTGTCGAGGGTGATCGAGACGCCGTTGCAACTGGTCACGGCCCCGACGCGTTGA
- a CDS encoding dienelactone hydrolase family protein has translation MKQPHGSMVTFNRPDGKPLQGYLAKPAKLEGAPAVVVIQEWWGLNDQIRGVADRLALSGYLALVPDLYRGKSTVEQEEAHHLMSALDFGDAATQDVRGAVQYLKQQADKVAVTGYCMGGALTLLALSNIPEVAAGVVWYGFPPLEYIDASKIKVPLIGHWATQDEFFPAETVDALEKKLTEANVDVEFHRYLAHHAFANETAVGYGRIPRTQFDPVWSQQAWDRTLTFFGRTMWK, from the coding sequence ATGAAACAGCCACACGGATCGATGGTCACTTTTAACCGGCCTGACGGCAAGCCGTTGCAAGGCTATCTCGCGAAGCCGGCGAAACTGGAAGGCGCGCCCGCCGTCGTCGTGATTCAGGAGTGGTGGGGGTTGAACGACCAGATTCGCGGCGTCGCCGATCGCCTCGCCCTGTCCGGTTATCTGGCGCTGGTGCCCGATCTGTACCGCGGCAAATCGACCGTCGAGCAGGAAGAGGCCCACCATCTGATGAGCGCGCTCGATTTCGGCGACGCCGCCACGCAGGACGTGCGCGGCGCGGTTCAGTATCTGAAGCAGCAGGCGGATAAGGTGGCGGTGACCGGTTATTGCATGGGCGGCGCGCTGACCTTGCTCGCGCTATCCAATATCCCCGAAGTGGCGGCCGGCGTGGTGTGGTACGGCTTTCCGCCGCTGGAATATATCGACGCGTCGAAAATCAAGGTGCCGCTGATCGGCCACTGGGCGACGCAAGACGAGTTTTTCCCGGCGGAAACGGTCGACGCGCTGGAAAAGAAGCTGACCGAAGCGAACGTCGACGTCGAATTCCATCGCTATCTCGCGCATCATGCGTTTGCGAACGAAACGGCGGTCGGCTACGGCCGTATTCCGCGGACCCAGTTCGATCCGGTCTGGTCGCAGCAGGCATGGGACCGCACGCTGACGTTCTTCGGCCGCACGATGTGGAAGTGA
- a CDS encoding methylated-DNA--[protein]-cysteine S-methyltransferase, whose translation MTYAYKLMDSPVGQLKLVANGERLAAILWENDKPNRVRLGALLEANDRPILIESERQLNEYFAGKRQAFDLALDFQGTEFQKKVWHALLTIPFGQTRSYKDIALQIGNLNAVRAVGAANGKNPISIVAPCHRVIGASGELTGFAGGLANKMLLLSLEAGQTSLEAAADGAIATSASASASASASAPAPAPAHKVEARAKPARHAPSVGTQASLFGN comes from the coding sequence GTGACATACGCATACAAGTTGATGGATTCGCCCGTCGGACAGTTGAAGCTCGTCGCAAATGGCGAACGGCTGGCCGCGATTCTGTGGGAAAACGACAAGCCGAACCGGGTTCGTCTCGGCGCGCTGCTTGAGGCGAACGACCGCCCGATCCTGATCGAAAGCGAACGGCAATTGAACGAGTACTTTGCCGGCAAGCGCCAGGCGTTCGACCTCGCGCTCGACTTTCAGGGCACCGAATTCCAGAAGAAAGTCTGGCACGCGCTGTTGACGATCCCGTTCGGCCAGACGCGCAGCTACAAGGATATTGCGCTGCAAATCGGCAATCTCAACGCCGTGCGCGCAGTCGGCGCAGCGAACGGCAAGAACCCGATCTCCATCGTCGCGCCGTGCCATCGGGTGATCGGCGCGTCCGGCGAGCTGACCGGGTTCGCGGGCGGACTGGCGAACAAGATGCTGCTGTTGTCGCTGGAGGCAGGGCAGACTTCGTTGGAAGCGGCAGCGGATGGGGCGATTGCAACTTCTGCTTCTGCTTCGGCTTCGGCTTCAGCTTCGGCACCCGCGCCCGCTCCTGCCCATAAGGTCGAGGCACGCGCCAAGCCCGCACGTCACGCGCCGAGCGTCGGCACGCAAGCGTCGCTGTTCGGCAATTGA
- a CDS encoding SDR family oxidoreductase has protein sequence MNNLTGKTALVTGASRGIGRASALALAQAGAQVLVHYSSGEKEADAVVAEIRAAGGNAQKVAANLRNADGPHELAKQVRAVIGHRLDILVANAGISKAASIEDTTVADFDNLFAVNVRAPFFLVQQLLPVMCKGSSVVLLSSLAARAAVGTLPAYAATKGAVDTLVRHFASALGERGIRVNAVAPGVVETDMSNFTKTDSGREVTLNMQALKRVAQPDDIAGAVAFLASDAARWITGETLHVDGGSKL, from the coding sequence ATGAACAATCTCACAGGCAAAACCGCGCTCGTTACGGGCGCTTCACGCGGCATCGGCCGCGCCAGCGCGCTCGCGCTCGCCCAGGCCGGCGCGCAGGTGCTGGTTCACTACAGCAGCGGAGAGAAGGAAGCGGACGCCGTGGTCGCCGAAATTCGCGCGGCCGGCGGCAATGCGCAGAAAGTCGCCGCGAACTTACGCAATGCCGACGGTCCGCACGAACTGGCCAAACAGGTGCGCGCGGTGATCGGCCATCGGCTGGATATTCTGGTGGCGAATGCCGGCATTTCGAAGGCGGCGAGCATTGAAGACACGACCGTCGCGGATTTCGACAATCTGTTCGCCGTGAACGTGCGCGCGCCTTTCTTTCTCGTGCAACAGCTCTTGCCGGTAATGTGCAAGGGCAGCAGCGTGGTGCTGCTGTCGTCGCTCGCCGCGCGCGCCGCGGTCGGCACGCTGCCCGCGTATGCCGCGACCAAGGGCGCCGTGGATACGCTCGTCAGGCATTTTGCGTCCGCGCTCGGCGAACGCGGCATTCGTGTGAATGCGGTTGCGCCGGGGGTCGTTGAAACCGACATGTCCAATTTCACGAAAACCGATTCGGGACGCGAAGTCACACTGAACATGCAGGCCTTGAAGCGGGTCGCGCAACCGGACGATATTGCCGGCGCCGTGGCCTTCCTGGCCTCCGACGCCGCGCGCTGGATCACCGGCGAAACGCTGCACGTGGACGGCGGCTCGAAGCTCTGA
- a CDS encoding leucine-rich repeat-containing protein kinase family protein, which yields MTTTLERLRAGQLAGARQLKLACGLSEFPREIFDLADTLEVLDLSGNALSALPDDLPRLRKLRILFASDNLFTELPPMLGQCEQLSMIGFKANRIREVSGNALPPLLRWLVLTDNRLEALPSEIGRCTQLQKLMLAGNQLHELPDTLAACTRLELVRLAANQLDKLPDWLTRLPRLAWLAFAGNPFDEALETSALVDTPIAAIPWNALKLEQTLGEGASGVIYRAELSAEHEGVARPVAVKLFKGAVTSDGLPDCEMAACIQAGVHPNLIPVAGKVADHPAGTHGLVMELIDPRFGNLGGPPSLESCTRDIYGAGTRFDPASAWAIAQGIALAASHLHRRGIMHGDLYAHNILYDGQGHALLGDFGAASIYRTEEADTGAALQRLEVRAYGCLLEELLERCDWLDTPADVAAKLAELKDNCLSEEIGSRPLFDDIVAALLALKPA from the coding sequence TTGACCACGACACTTGAACGACTGCGGGCCGGCCAGCTCGCCGGTGCGCGCCAGCTCAAACTGGCGTGCGGACTCAGCGAATTTCCGCGCGAGATTTTCGATCTGGCCGACACGCTGGAAGTCCTCGACCTGTCCGGCAATGCGCTCAGTGCGCTGCCTGACGATTTGCCGCGCCTGCGCAAGCTGCGCATTCTCTTTGCGTCCGACAACCTGTTCACCGAGTTGCCGCCCATGCTGGGGCAATGCGAGCAGTTGAGCATGATCGGCTTCAAGGCCAACCGGATTCGCGAAGTGTCCGGCAACGCGTTGCCGCCGCTGCTGCGCTGGCTCGTGCTCACCGACAATCGGCTCGAAGCGCTGCCGTCGGAAATCGGCCGCTGCACGCAATTGCAAAAGCTGATGCTGGCAGGCAATCAACTGCATGAGTTGCCCGACACGTTGGCCGCTTGCACGCGGCTCGAACTGGTGCGTCTCGCGGCGAACCAGCTCGATAAATTGCCGGACTGGCTGACACGCCTGCCCCGACTCGCCTGGCTGGCCTTCGCCGGCAATCCGTTCGACGAAGCGTTAGAAACCTCGGCGCTGGTCGATACGCCGATCGCGGCGATCCCATGGAACGCGTTGAAACTCGAACAGACTTTGGGCGAAGGCGCTTCCGGCGTGATCTATCGCGCGGAACTGTCGGCGGAGCACGAAGGCGTTGCGCGACCGGTCGCCGTCAAGCTGTTCAAGGGCGCAGTGACCAGCGACGGTTTGCCGGACTGCGAGATGGCCGCCTGCATCCAGGCCGGCGTTCATCCGAACCTGATCCCGGTGGCGGGCAAAGTGGCGGACCATCCGGCGGGCACGCACGGACTCGTGATGGAATTGATCGATCCGCGCTTCGGCAACCTGGGCGGTCCGCCGAGCCTCGAATCGTGTACGCGCGACATCTACGGCGCCGGCACGCGCTTCGATCCGGCGTCCGCGTGGGCGATCGCGCAAGGCATTGCATTGGCGGCGAGTCATTTGCATCGGCGCGGCATCATGCATGGCGATCTGTACGCGCACAATATTCTGTACGACGGTCAGGGGCACGCGCTGCTGGGCGATTTCGGCGCGGCATCGATCTATCGCACGGAAGAGGCGGACACCGGCGCCGCGCTGCAGCGTCTCGAAGTTCGCGCTTACGGCTGCCTGCTCGAAGAGTTGCTCGAACGCTGCGACTGGCTCGACACACCGGCCGACGTGGCGGCGAAGCTCGCGGAGTTGAAGGACAATTGCCTGAGCGAAGAGATCGGCAGCCGTCCGCTGTTCGACGACATCGTCGCGGCCTTGCTCGCGTTGAAGCCGGCTTGA
- a CDS encoding APC family permease translates to MSDSTWREPSPQVTADAAAEPAAEAPHFRRSVGLFPAIAVNMIQICGVGPFLTIPAIVAVLNGPLAIIGWILGAVLSMADGLVWAELGAAMPGAGGTYLYVREAFQYRTGKLMPFLFVWTAMLSIPLIMSTGIIGFVQYLGFFLPTLSAWQTHAIGVGVTALVVLALYRRIESIRALSTVLWVIMMLAVGLTIAAAYSDFHLSLATTLPPGAGDLGKFFTGLGAGLIIAIYDYAGYNTTAYMGDELKNPGRVMPRSIIVSIIAMMVLYLTMQIGVIGTVPWQEVAKSTSVASLVVERNWGHTAAAIVTVLILFAAFASVFAGLLGGSRVPFYAARDGVFLAAFGKLHPKHNFPHVALIVMGVVTAAGTFFDLTSVINMLVAVAVLLQSVAQIAALTVLRRRQPTLERPYRQWLYPVPSLVALVGWLYVFYATDHQSQLMSTGWLVLGLIAFLIWARVARQWPFGPRPIREVFLERQMSSTATASANTQTHAR, encoded by the coding sequence ATGAGCGATTCCACCTGGCGGGAACCGTCCCCGCAAGTCACGGCTGACGCGGCCGCCGAGCCCGCGGCCGAGGCGCCGCACTTCCGCCGCTCGGTCGGCCTGTTCCCGGCGATCGCCGTGAACATGATCCAGATTTGCGGCGTCGGGCCGTTCCTGACCATTCCGGCTATCGTCGCCGTGCTGAACGGGCCGCTGGCGATCATCGGCTGGATTCTCGGCGCGGTGTTGTCCATGGCGGACGGCCTCGTCTGGGCGGAACTCGGCGCGGCGATGCCGGGTGCCGGCGGCACCTATCTCTACGTGCGCGAAGCGTTCCAGTACCGCACCGGCAAGCTGATGCCGTTCCTGTTCGTCTGGACCGCGATGCTGTCCATTCCGCTCATCATGAGCACGGGCATTATCGGTTTCGTGCAGTACCTCGGGTTCTTTCTGCCGACGCTGTCGGCATGGCAGACACACGCCATCGGCGTCGGCGTGACCGCGCTGGTGGTGCTCGCGCTGTATCGGCGGATCGAATCGATTCGCGCGTTGAGCACGGTGCTGTGGGTCATCATGATGCTGGCGGTCGGGCTGACCATCGCGGCCGCGTACTCGGATTTCCATCTGAGTCTCGCAACCACGCTGCCGCCCGGCGCGGGCGATCTCGGCAAGTTCTTCACCGGCCTCGGCGCCGGCCTGATCATCGCCATTTACGACTACGCCGGCTACAACACCACCGCGTACATGGGCGACGAACTGAAAAACCCCGGCCGCGTGATGCCGCGCTCGATCATCGTGTCGATCATCGCGATGATGGTGCTGTACCTGACGATGCAGATCGGCGTGATCGGCACGGTGCCGTGGCAGGAGGTCGCGAAATCGACGTCGGTGGCGTCGCTGGTCGTGGAGCGCAACTGGGGGCATACGGCGGCCGCGATCGTCACGGTGCTGATCCTGTTCGCCGCGTTCGCGTCGGTGTTCGCCGGCTTGCTCGGCGGCTCGCGCGTGCCCTTCTACGCGGCACGCGACGGCGTGTTCCTCGCCGCCTTCGGCAAGCTGCATCCGAAGCACAACTTCCCGCACGTCGCGCTGATCGTGATGGGCGTGGTCACGGCGGCCGGCACGTTTTTCGACCTGACCTCCGTGATCAACATGCTGGTTGCGGTCGCGGTGCTGTTGCAGTCGGTCGCGCAGATTGCGGCGCTGACCGTGCTGCGCCGCCGTCAGCCGACGCTCGAACGGCCGTACCGGCAGTGGCTTTATCCCGTGCCGAGCCTGGTCGCGCTGGTCGGCTGGCTCTACGTGTTCTATGCGACCGATCATCAATCGCAGTTGATGTCGACCGGCTGGCTGGTTCTCGGCCTGATCGCATTCCTGATCTGGGCGCGCGTGGCGCGTCAATGGCCGTTCGGTCCCAGGCCGATCCGCGAAGTATTTCTCGAACGTCAGATGAGCAGCACCGCAACCGCCTCCGCCAATACGCAAACGCATGCACGTTAA